One Thermofilum pendens Hrk 5 DNA segment encodes these proteins:
- a CDS encoding HAD family hydrolase, which produces MTRAVFFDMGGVLVFDRGFAHHLARNVSLALREAGLEYSEEEVLRAWKESSVHGDELETWDLVRSMVLLRKLGVTPKPLLAEKVYKAVLESYVQGFSLDEEAEHALSLSRSLGFTVGLITNVGSYEIVRRRLEEAGLLKYVDVIVASQAVAWKKPSPRIFELACYLAGVEPGNAVHVGDDPRIDVEGAKKAGLRAVQVLKAGPPRSPYADAWVNSVGEVPGILEDWVSKGLFR; this is translated from the coding sequence ATGACTAGGGCGGTTTTCTTCGACATGGGAGGGGTGCTCGTATTCGACAGAGGGTTTGCGCACCATCTCGCCAGGAACGTCAGTCTGGCTCTACGCGAAGCAGGGCTGGAATACTCCGAGGAGGAGGTGCTCAGAGCCTGGAAGGAGTCAAGTGTGCACGGTGACGAGCTGGAAACCTGGGACCTTGTCAGATCCATGGTGTTGCTTAGAAAGCTGGGCGTAACCCCGAAACCCCTGCTCGCAGAGAAAGTGTACAAGGCTGTGCTCGAGAGCTACGTTCAAGGCTTCTCGCTGGACGAAGAGGCTGAGCACGCGCTGAGCCTGTCCCGTAGCCTAGGCTTCACCGTGGGGCTAATAACCAACGTTGGGAGCTACGAGATCGTGCGGAGGAGGCTTGAGGAAGCCGGGCTCCTGAAGTACGTAGACGTCATTGTAGCCTCGCAGGCTGTTGCCTGGAAAAAGCCTTCACCGAGGATATTCGAACTAGCGTGCTACCTGGCCGGCGTCGAGCCGGGCAACGCCGTCCACGTGGGCGACGACCCACGCATAGATGTGGAGGGCGCCAAGAAAGCCGGGCTCAGGGCCGTACAAGTGCTGAAAGCCGGGCCTCCGAGAAGCCCCTACGCTGATGCGTGGGTCAACTCCGTAGGAGAAGTTCCAGGGATTCTAGAAGACTGGGTCTCCAAGGGGCTTTTTCGCTGA
- a CDS encoding DUF4443 domain-containing protein, protein MSTGSSKTYLSFLLFLYVSGGYVSRKTLSSELGLGEGVVRSHLRFLNERGLVRSVRAGNALTDSGRNGVRGLLEAMSAKRLGLAPAWELNAREAVYVLLHGYPPAENVVKLRDEAVREGADGAVIAVFDGGKFRLPPGGEDLCSYAPRLCGEVLGEAEEEDCLLVVFGERLGAAVKGLVGILLSEKAPWRPSLLESLELLLRS, encoded by the coding sequence ATGAGCACTGGAAGTTCTAAAACCTACCTTTCCTTTCTGCTTTTTCTCTATGTTAGCGGCGGCTACGTAAGCAGGAAGACGCTGTCGAGCGAGCTCGGGCTCGGGGAGGGCGTGGTCAGGTCCCACCTAAGGTTTCTCAACGAGAGGGGGCTTGTGCGCTCAGTGCGGGCGGGGAACGCTCTCACGGATAGCGGGAGGAACGGCGTGCGCGGATTGCTTGAGGCGATGTCCGCTAAGAGGCTCGGGCTTGCCCCTGCGTGGGAGCTTAACGCGCGGGAAGCTGTATACGTGCTCCTGCACGGGTACCCGCCCGCTGAAAACGTTGTGAAGTTGAGGGATGAGGCGGTTAGGGAGGGCGCAGACGGCGCGGTGATAGCCGTGTTCGACGGGGGAAAGTTCAGGTTGCCGCCGGGAGGCGAGGATCTCTGCTCGTACGCCCCGAGGCTCTGCGGGGAGGTCCTCGGAGAAGCCGAGGAGGAGGACTGTCTGCTCGTAGTCTTCGGAGAGAGGCTCGGAGCTGCGGTGAAGGGCCTCGTCGGGATCTTACTCAGCGAAAAAGCCCCTTGGAGACCCAGTCTTCTAGAATCCCTGGAACTTCTCCTACGGAGTTGA
- a CDS encoding DUF4430 domain-containing protein, with translation MSGEKSPGRKIAGLLVLALLAWAIIASGFAAYLYLENERLSASLRSYASRTVLVNIGIDYGNGTIVWFNSTPLPSGSSALTALVAVAKVEYKTSQMGAYVTSVNGVSEKFLSKNEGYSWLWYRYDPGKSQLVMGQVAADKYILANGDVIVWRYEHWKF, from the coding sequence GTGTCTGGAGAGAAGAGCCCTGGAAGGAAGATCGCCGGGTTACTCGTACTAGCGTTACTCGCATGGGCGATAATTGCGAGCGGCTTCGCGGCCTACCTCTACCTGGAGAACGAGCGGCTTTCAGCCTCCCTTAGATCCTACGCATCGAGAACCGTGCTCGTGAATATAGGCATTGACTACGGGAACGGGACGATCGTATGGTTTAACTCCACCCCGCTTCCCTCTGGCTCCTCGGCCTTAACCGCGCTAGTAGCTGTTGCGAAGGTCGAGTACAAGACTTCCCAGATGGGGGCCTACGTCACCAGCGTGAACGGGGTCTCCGAGAAGTTCTTATCGAAGAACGAGGGTTACTCGTGGCTTTGGTACAGGTACGACCCAGGAAAGTCCCAGCTGGTCATGGGGCAAGTGGCGGCAGACAAATATATCTTGGCGAACGGCGACGTGATAGTATGGAGGTATGAGCACTGGAAGTTCTAA
- a CDS encoding ECF transporter S component, whose amino-acid sequence MDARRIAAVAVFTSTAVVFRVAKNLVTTVQFVNIPLAMAFVSSAILGYKEGFLVGFLSYVLSDMLIGPGFWTLVNPFLAGAFSAVFGFSYRRGLEKTYLFVSAFLSCFLFDVTTSVLFYMIFGLKPLDALVFGLLGLFVPVVGGFLVGVGPLTEFSTSALAVALLEALERRLGKNINIG is encoded by the coding sequence GTGGACGCGAGAAGGATAGCGGCCGTGGCTGTCTTCACCTCGACGGCCGTTGTCTTCAGGGTCGCGAAGAACCTCGTTACGACAGTCCAGTTTGTAAACATTCCTCTAGCCATGGCGTTTGTCTCCTCTGCTATCCTTGGCTATAAGGAGGGCTTCCTAGTAGGCTTTCTCTCGTATGTCCTCTCGGATATGCTGATAGGACCAGGCTTCTGGACTCTCGTGAACCCCTTCCTCGCGGGAGCTTTCTCCGCTGTGTTCGGCTTCTCTTATAGGCGTGGGCTGGAGAAGACCTACCTATTTGTGTCGGCATTTCTATCGTGCTTTCTTTTCGACGTGACGACATCAGTTCTTTTTTACATGATCTTCGGTCTAAAGCCTCTGGACGCGCTGGTCTTCGGTCTGCTAGGGCTATTCGTGCCTGTGGTTGGAGGCTTCCTGGTCGGTGTGGGGCCTTTAACGGAGTTTTCCACGTCGGCGCTGGCAGTGGCGCTTCTAGAAGCGCTGGAGAGGAGACTAGGGAAAAACATAAATATTGGATAA
- a CDS encoding DsbA family protein: MDKKVVYALLAVAVAVAAGLSLLLLKQAAPPGSVQQPQPSCQPTSLVYVYLDEAQKNLGDTITSNFKVVLQQYGINIVNVPVCYLPASSLPEKLRVYPALLLKGNISALEQLVVGEVGGYKVLNPGVSAYMASSAGASPVFTYQSEAIIVNSTAPFTGIRAGEDDMRRILSQLSLSNVSRITYVTPSSVSFTLTRLPAIVFKSDYNLSKGYAFIKPLGNGYYTFREDVSGRVLEYFGVQVYEIRTPPPSYLAREGVPVGSSSLTLYILEDYHCPFCAKLMASLGDTFTRLAKSGSLKVVLVDLIVHPEVAEMHALAKCVYNKTGDGYLYFNLSRKLYDKLNQGVSTTLEDLSSIASTYTGKALIDECLKQVNAGAEHVRSLSQKLISDGYTGTPTLIFWNPEKGKGLVVPGCLDINACMTQGQLDEVLSWLKS; this comes from the coding sequence ATGGACAAGAAAGTAGTATACGCACTACTAGCAGTCGCTGTGGCCGTCGCCGCCGGGCTGAGCCTCCTCTTGCTGAAACAGGCTGCGCCGCCGGGAAGCGTCCAGCAGCCGCAGCCGTCCTGCCAGCCTACAAGCCTAGTCTACGTGTACCTTGACGAGGCGCAGAAAAACCTGGGTGACACTATAACCTCTAACTTCAAGGTAGTGCTACAGCAGTACGGGATCAACATAGTGAATGTCCCCGTGTGCTACCTGCCGGCATCGAGCCTCCCGGAGAAGCTCAGAGTGTACCCGGCGCTCCTTCTCAAAGGGAATATCTCCGCGCTAGAACAACTGGTCGTAGGCGAGGTTGGGGGCTACAAAGTTCTAAACCCAGGTGTTTCAGCCTACATGGCTTCCTCCGCGGGGGCTTCTCCCGTTTTCACGTACCAGTCGGAAGCCATAATAGTGAACTCCACTGCTCCGTTTACAGGCATAAGGGCGGGCGAGGACGACATGAGGCGTATACTGAGCCAGCTCTCCCTCTCCAATGTCTCCAGGATAACCTACGTCACGCCGAGTAGTGTGAGTTTCACGTTGACAAGGTTACCGGCGATAGTCTTCAAGTCGGACTACAACCTCTCGAAGGGCTACGCCTTCATAAAGCCTTTAGGCAACGGATACTACACCTTCAGAGAGGACGTCTCGGGCAGAGTACTGGAATATTTCGGAGTTCAAGTCTACGAAATCAGAACACCTCCTCCCTCTTACCTGGCAAGGGAAGGTGTCCCTGTAGGCTCCTCTAGCTTAACCCTTTACATACTCGAGGACTACCACTGCCCGTTCTGCGCGAAGCTCATGGCGAGCCTTGGCGACACCTTTACGAGGCTAGCCAAGTCGGGGTCACTTAAAGTGGTACTTGTAGACCTAATAGTGCACCCCGAGGTTGCAGAGATGCACGCTCTAGCTAAGTGCGTTTACAACAAGACGGGGGACGGGTACCTCTACTTCAACTTGTCGAGGAAGCTTTACGACAAGCTGAACCAAGGCGTGAGCACTACACTCGAAGACTTATCGAGCATCGCGTCGACGTACACTGGTAAGGCTTTGATAGACGAGTGCCTCAAGCAGGTTAACGCCGGCGCGGAGCATGTGAGGTCTCTCTCCCAGAAGCTGATAAGCGATGGCTACACGGGTACGCCGACGCTTATATTCTGGAACCCCGAGAAGGGGAAAGGCCTCGTCGTACCTGGTTGCCTCGATATTAACGCGTGCATGACCCAGGGGCAGCTCGACGAAGTATTGTCCTGGCTGAAAAGCTAG
- a CDS encoding pyridoxal phosphate-dependent aminotransferase, whose translation MSKTRLSERIGRLDYPIRKYNALARSLEEKGEKVIYLNIGDPLKYDFTPPSELVEEACRALREGHHYYSPSEGLKELREAIAFKEKSWNGVQVDPKNVLVTNGVSEGINALYAALVNEGDEVLIPDPSYPLYINFADFYNAKKVFYRTLEEEGWRPDPDDIRRKITDKTRFIVINNPHNPTGAVYPEKTVKEILDIAAEHGLPVVSDEIYDALVFEGSFKSTAAVASEDNVVIGMNGFSKTFLVTGWRLGYIYLRGPEEKIADLRAALLGFLMTRLSAVTPLQVALARFAVKAPKHLEDLKRRLDERRRYTVRRLNEIPGVSLATSPAGAFYAFPRIDVDMDDEEFTKRLLLEEKVFVVYGSGFGPLGARHVRLVFLPPVQQLEEAFVRMERFMRRVAGS comes from the coding sequence GTGAGTAAAACCAGACTGTCTGAGAGGATAGGTAGGCTGGACTACCCTATAAGGAAGTACAACGCTCTCGCAAGGTCCCTCGAGGAGAAGGGGGAGAAGGTAATATACTTGAACATCGGCGACCCCTTGAAGTACGACTTCACTCCTCCGAGCGAGCTTGTCGAAGAAGCCTGCAGGGCCCTCAGAGAAGGGCACCACTACTACTCTCCGTCAGAGGGGCTCAAGGAGCTTCGCGAAGCCATAGCCTTCAAGGAGAAGTCCTGGAACGGCGTTCAAGTCGACCCTAAGAACGTGCTCGTGACGAACGGGGTCTCCGAGGGCATAAACGCGCTCTACGCCGCGCTCGTAAACGAGGGTGACGAGGTGCTCATACCTGACCCGAGCTACCCTCTTTACATAAACTTCGCGGACTTCTACAACGCCAAGAAGGTGTTTTACCGGACGCTGGAAGAGGAGGGCTGGAGGCCCGACCCCGACGATATCAGGAGGAAGATAACCGATAAAACGAGGTTCATAGTGATAAACAACCCGCACAACCCCACGGGAGCGGTCTACCCCGAGAAAACGGTGAAGGAGATACTCGACATCGCGGCAGAGCACGGCTTACCGGTAGTCTCCGACGAGATTTACGACGCACTTGTGTTCGAGGGTTCCTTCAAGAGCACAGCCGCCGTTGCCAGCGAGGACAACGTAGTGATAGGCATGAACGGCTTCTCTAAAACATTCCTCGTAACCGGGTGGAGGCTCGGGTACATCTACCTGAGGGGGCCTGAAGAGAAAATCGCGGATCTGAGGGCCGCCCTCCTAGGATTCCTGATGACGAGGCTCAGCGCCGTTACCCCACTTCAAGTCGCGCTGGCAAGGTTTGCCGTAAAGGCTCCGAAGCACCTCGAAGACCTCAAGAGGAGGCTCGACGAGAGGAGGCGCTACACTGTTAGGAGGCTTAACGAGATACCGGGAGTCAGCCTGGCCACTAGCCCCGCGGGAGCCTTCTACGCGTTCCCGCGGATCGACGTCGACATGGATGACGAGGAGTTCACGAAGAGGCTCCTACTAGAAGAAAAAGTGTTCGTGGTCTACGGATCCGGCTTCGGCCCCCTAGGTGCCCGCCACGTTAGGCTGGTTTTCCTACCCCCCGTACAGCAACTGGAGGAAGCCTTCGTCAGGATGGAGAGGTTCATGAGGAGAGTTGCCGGGAGCTAG
- a CDS encoding PIN domain-containing protein: MGDVTRIVVDTDILLHDTFEDSEKHAEASELLDEADRIYLASIVVHEYLWLLLTKFKIDIDSVREKLEEYFSDARFIYISENSEVFMGALDLMKEDKADPSMINDYIILVLAQRMGATLATYDEELREIAKKLGVPVAP; encoded by the coding sequence ATGGGAGACGTAACCAGGATAGTTGTCGACACGGATATCCTGTTGCACGACACCTTCGAGGATAGCGAGAAGCACGCCGAAGCCTCGGAGCTCCTCGATGAGGCTGACAGGATCTACCTGGCCTCCATCGTGGTGCACGAGTACCTCTGGCTTCTCCTCACGAAGTTCAAGATAGACATCGACAGTGTGCGTGAAAAGCTGGAGGAGTACTTCAGCGACGCGCGCTTCATATACATAAGTGAGAACAGCGAGGTATTCATGGGGGCGCTCGACCTGATGAAAGAGGACAAGGCTGACCCCTCCATGATCAACGACTACATAATCCTGGTACTCGCCCAGAGGATGGGTGCAACGCTGGCTACCTACGACGAAGAGCTGAGAGAAATAGCGAAAAAGCTCGGAGTACCCGTAGCGCCCTAG
- a CDS encoding NAD-dependent epimerase/dehydratase family protein has translation MNVGITGGAGFIGFNTARYLASRGFQVVVLDDFSRATVGREDLEKVGAEVYEGDVRDAEALRRFLSGVDAVIHLAALVDVRESEERPEEYWSVNVEGTRALLAEASRAGVRKVVFASSAAVYGDLGGLTAGEEVDARPKSFYGLTKRVGEELCRFFSGRGVVCVALRIFNVYGEYSRRGVIYEFARRVLSGLPVKVYGDGNQTRDFVYVGDVARAFEAVIAEWSGGFEVFNVASGRCVSVNELVRLFEQVTGKRVGVLREPARPEEIRRSCASTEKAARMLGFRASTSLEEGVRRVVEWVARYAEDKV, from the coding sequence GTGAATGTAGGTATAACGGGGGGCGCCGGCTTCATAGGCTTCAACACGGCCAGGTACCTCGCGTCGCGCGGGTTCCAGGTAGTGGTGCTGGACGACTTCTCCAGGGCGACCGTGGGGAGGGAGGACTTGGAGAAGGTGGGCGCCGAGGTCTACGAGGGCGACGTGCGGGACGCCGAAGCCTTGAGGAGGTTTCTATCGGGAGTCGACGCGGTAATCCATCTGGCAGCCCTCGTGGACGTCCGGGAGAGCGAGGAAAGGCCGGAGGAGTACTGGAGCGTGAACGTAGAGGGTACACGGGCTCTATTAGCGGAGGCTTCGCGCGCAGGGGTTAGGAAGGTCGTGTTCGCGTCGAGCGCGGCGGTGTACGGAGACTTAGGGGGGCTTACCGCGGGGGAGGAGGTAGACGCGAGGCCGAAGTCTTTTTACGGGTTGACGAAAAGGGTTGGCGAAGAGCTCTGTAGGTTTTTCTCGGGGAGGGGCGTGGTCTGCGTTGCTTTGAGGATTTTCAACGTGTACGGGGAGTACAGCAGGCGGGGAGTGATCTACGAGTTTGCCCGCAGGGTGCTCTCGGGTTTGCCGGTGAAGGTGTACGGTGACGGAAACCAGACTAGGGACTTTGTCTACGTGGGGGACGTAGCGCGGGCATTCGAGGCTGTGATCGCCGAGTGGAGCGGTGGCTTCGAAGTGTTTAACGTTGCGAGCGGGCGTTGCGTCTCGGTGAACGAGCTAGTCAGGCTTTTCGAGCAAGTTACCGGCAAGCGCGTAGGGGTCTTGAGAGAGCCGGCAAGACCTGAGGAGATTAGGCGTAGCTGTGCGAGCACCGAGAAAGCGGCGAGGATGCTCGGGTTCAGGGCTTCGACGAGCCTCGAGGAGGGCGTGAGGAGGGTAGTCGAGTGGGTAGCTAGGTATGCCGAGGATAAGGTATGA
- a CDS encoding putative metallopeptidase, with protein MPRIRYERARDVEELVEDIVACLGLDWIDVRRLHFVRSHGSRSKAYARIYGVPRIFQVALGLKPLYIIEVVSENFDKLGDAEKIKVLIHELMHIPRSFSGGLRPHGKYTSRQNVEKLFKEYLARKRSKNIYGTLGNRIETHGKAPRPAGKSRKAGVVKRGKTRRGR; from the coding sequence ATGCCGAGGATAAGGTATGAGCGCGCCAGAGACGTTGAAGAGCTTGTAGAGGATATAGTGGCGTGCCTAGGGCTGGACTGGATAGATGTAAGGCGCCTGCACTTCGTGAGAAGCCACGGTTCACGCTCCAAGGCTTACGCCAGGATTTACGGCGTTCCGAGGATATTTCAGGTCGCCCTGGGGCTTAAGCCCTTATACATAATCGAGGTAGTCTCGGAGAACTTCGACAAGCTGGGCGATGCCGAGAAGATTAAGGTGCTTATCCACGAGTTGATGCATATACCGAGGAGCTTCTCCGGGGGGCTCAGGCCACACGGCAAGTATACCTCCAGGCAGAACGTGGAGAAGCTTTTCAAAGAATACCTTGCGAGGAAGAGAAGCAAGAATATATACGGGACACTAGGTAATAGGATCGAGACCCATGGAAAAGCTCCTAGACCAGCTGGAAAAAGCCGTAAAGCTGGAGTTGTTAAACGCGGAAAAACTAGAAGAGGGCGTTAA
- a CDS encoding ferritin-like domain-containing protein, translating into MEKLLDQLEKAVKLELLNAEKLEEGVKSLKSEVIKSILGSIANDSRKHAEIYSGILRILREVGPAITEEDFSRLEGIVKTHIRMEEEMIETLNRFFKEVDDKRVEYLFRYILDDEVKHHRLLLNILELIVKREVVTEKDIWDFIWREVPFHGTPGG; encoded by the coding sequence ATGGAAAAGCTCCTAGACCAGCTGGAAAAAGCCGTAAAGCTGGAGTTGTTAAACGCGGAAAAACTAGAAGAGGGCGTTAAAAGCCTCAAAAGCGAGGTGATCAAGAGTATTCTGGGTAGCATTGCAAACGATTCGAGGAAGCACGCGGAAATCTACTCCGGCATACTGAGGATACTCCGCGAGGTAGGACCTGCTATCACGGAGGAGGACTTTTCAAGGCTTGAGGGGATAGTGAAGACGCACATAAGGATGGAGGAGGAAATGATAGAAACCCTGAACAGGTTCTTTAAGGAGGTGGACGACAAGAGAGTGGAGTACCTGTTTAGGTACATTCTCGACGACGAGGTAAAGCATCACCGCCTCCTGCTCAACATACTGGAGCTAATAGTTAAAAGAGAGGTTGTTACGGAGAAAGACATCTGGGACTTTATATGGAGAGAGGTCCCGTTCCACGGCACTCCCGGCGGCTAA
- the cyaB gene encoding class IV adenylate cyclase, translating to MPREVEVKFRVEGHDVLRRKLREAGAAYVDTVDQVDIYFQHPCRDFASTDEALRLRVNYSGSGSYAELTYKGPKEGGWAKNREEIVARVEAAEALRKILERLGFSEVATLRKHREFYVLDGTEVSLDYVEGLGFFVEIEDKGGGVEALREVVSRLGLTGEPLPKTYLELYLEEKATRQRT from the coding sequence ATGCCTAGAGAAGTCGAGGTTAAGTTCCGGGTAGAGGGGCACGATGTTCTAAGGAGGAAGTTGCGCGAGGCCGGCGCCGCCTACGTTGACACCGTCGACCAGGTGGACATATACTTCCAGCACCCCTGCAGGGACTTCGCATCGACGGACGAGGCTTTAAGGCTCAGGGTGAACTACTCGGGTAGCGGCTCCTACGCCGAGTTGACGTACAAGGGGCCCAAGGAGGGCGGATGGGCGAAGAACAGGGAGGAGATCGTAGCGAGGGTAGAGGCTGCGGAGGCCTTGAGGAAAATACTCGAGAGACTCGGCTTCTCCGAGGTTGCCACCCTGAGGAAGCACAGAGAGTTCTACGTGCTCGACGGAACCGAGGTCTCGCTGGACTACGTCGAGGGGCTCGGCTTCTTCGTGGAGATCGAGGACAAGGGCGGCGGGGTCGAGGCCCTGAGAGAAGTTGTAAGCAGGCTTGGGCTGACGGGAGAACCCCTCCCAAAGACCTACCTTGAGCTCTACCTCGAGGAGAAAGCTACGAGACAGCGGACTTAA
- a CDS encoding NAD(P)/FAD-dependent oxidoreductase, whose amino-acid sequence MAGTHMKKYDVVIVGAGIAGLTAALYAARQKLSTLVVSADLGGQLLLTTEIQNFPGFMSIGGLELIRRVEEQAKTYGAEIVFDEVVGVEEREGVFVVKTASGAEYASDALILAFGKSPREMGVPGEREFKGRGVSYCVICDAPLYRGRRVALVGWGAHNYENIILLRDYASKVYWVFPGEKPIEEDELLREALSKGNVELVPFSEPAEVKGDKRVQALVVRDKRTSELRTLEVDGVFVEIGYVTKTGFLRGFVELNEKGEIVVDKACRTSRPGVFAAGDVTEMPHKQAVIAAAMGACAALSAYAYVMEKRGRKVVSTADWRHVEIPGKKKEGGGLAIKLR is encoded by the coding sequence ATGGCGGGGACGCACATGAAGAAGTACGACGTAGTAATAGTGGGGGCCGGTATCGCCGGCCTAACCGCCGCGCTCTACGCGGCGCGCCAGAAGCTATCAACACTCGTTGTCAGCGCCGACCTGGGAGGACAGCTACTCCTCACGACCGAGATCCAGAACTTCCCGGGATTCATGTCTATAGGCGGCTTGGAGCTAATTAGGCGCGTAGAGGAGCAGGCGAAGACGTACGGCGCCGAGATAGTGTTCGACGAGGTCGTAGGCGTCGAGGAGAGGGAAGGCGTGTTCGTCGTGAAGACGGCCTCCGGCGCTGAGTACGCCTCCGACGCGCTGATACTCGCGTTCGGGAAGTCTCCGAGGGAGATGGGAGTCCCCGGAGAGAGGGAGTTCAAGGGTAGGGGGGTGTCCTACTGCGTTATATGCGACGCCCCGCTGTACAGGGGTAGGAGAGTCGCGCTGGTAGGGTGGGGGGCACACAACTACGAGAACATCATCCTGCTCAGAGACTACGCGAGCAAGGTCTACTGGGTGTTCCCCGGCGAGAAGCCCATCGAAGAAGACGAGCTACTAAGGGAGGCCCTCTCGAAGGGCAACGTGGAGCTCGTGCCGTTCTCGGAGCCCGCCGAGGTGAAGGGAGATAAGAGAGTGCAAGCGCTCGTCGTGAGGGATAAGCGAACCTCGGAGCTCAGAACGCTGGAGGTAGACGGGGTCTTCGTCGAGATAGGCTACGTGACGAAGACGGGCTTCCTGAGGGGCTTCGTGGAGCTGAACGAGAAGGGGGAAATAGTGGTCGACAAGGCGTGCCGTACAAGCAGGCCCGGAGTATTCGCGGCGGGAGACGTGACCGAGATGCCGCACAAGCAGGCAGTGATCGCTGCCGCTATGGGAGCGTGCGCCGCCCTCAGCGCGTACGCCTACGTGATGGAGAAGCGTGGCAGGAAGGTTGTCTCGACCGCGGACTGGAGGCACGTGGAGATCCCGGGGAAGAAGAAGGAGGGCGGGGGGCTCGCGATAAAGCTACGCTAG
- the amrS gene encoding AmmeMemoRadiSam system radical SAM enzyme: MSDKLLGKPFVREAAFWEPVQGKPGYVKCNLCNRRCVIAPGRFGVCGVRKNIDGKLYTLVYGLLTAANLDPIEKKPLSHFYPGSAVFSVSTPGCNFFCQFCQNWEISQSRLERGLYGHYYPPEDVVREAKRLQADGISYTYNEPTIFYEFMLDTARLAKKEGLFNTMVTNGYISPEALDELAPYLDAATVDFKGGGDPEFYRKFMGVPDPSPIYDTLLRMKEKGIHVEITNLVVPIVGDDEEKLRSLARWVAENLGDETPFHLLRFYPHYKMIDYPPTEVGDLEKLAGVAREEGLKYVYIGNVWGHPLENTYCPKCGHRVIERRGFFIVKWDLTEDNRCPVCGAKINIKGSYRKRSWDVFFY; this comes from the coding sequence ATGAGCGATAAGTTGCTGGGTAAACCGTTCGTCAGGGAGGCGGCATTCTGGGAGCCGGTTCAGGGGAAGCCGGGCTACGTGAAGTGCAATCTCTGCAACAGGAGGTGCGTGATAGCCCCCGGTAGGTTCGGGGTTTGCGGTGTGAGGAAGAATATCGACGGCAAGCTTTACACGCTGGTCTACGGCCTCTTGACAGCCGCGAATCTAGACCCTATCGAGAAGAAGCCTCTCTCCCACTTCTACCCGGGTAGCGCGGTGTTCTCGGTGTCCACGCCCGGCTGCAACTTTTTCTGCCAGTTCTGCCAGAACTGGGAGATAAGCCAGAGCAGGCTGGAGAGAGGGCTCTACGGGCACTACTACCCCCCGGAGGACGTCGTAAGGGAGGCTAAGAGGCTGCAGGCGGACGGGATCTCGTACACCTACAACGAGCCAACGATATTCTACGAGTTCATGCTGGACACTGCGCGCCTAGCGAAGAAGGAGGGCCTCTTCAACACGATGGTTACGAACGGCTACATATCCCCGGAGGCCCTCGACGAGCTGGCGCCCTACCTGGACGCCGCCACCGTGGACTTCAAGGGAGGAGGCGACCCGGAGTTTTACAGAAAGTTTATGGGGGTGCCAGACCCAAGCCCCATCTACGACACGTTGCTCAGAATGAAGGAGAAGGGGATCCACGTAGAGATAACGAACCTTGTGGTTCCAATAGTGGGCGACGACGAGGAGAAGCTGAGGTCCCTGGCTAGGTGGGTAGCGGAGAACTTGGGCGACGAGACGCCCTTCCACCTCCTGAGGTTCTACCCCCACTACAAGATGATCGACTACCCGCCGACGGAGGTCGGGGACCTCGAAAAGCTCGCGGGGGTGGCGAGGGAGGAGGGGCTCAAGTACGTCTACATAGGGAACGTGTGGGGGCACCCCCTCGAGAACACTTACTGCCCGAAGTGCGGCCACAGGGTCATAGAGAGGAGGGGCTTCTTCATAGTGAAGTGGGATTTAACGGAGGACAACAGGTGCCCGGTGTGCGGCGCGAAGATAAACATAAAGGGGAGCTACAGGAAAAGAAGCTGGGACGTCTTCTTCTACTAG